Proteins from a genomic interval of Lolium perenne isolate Kyuss_39 chromosome 1, Kyuss_2.0, whole genome shotgun sequence:
- the LOC127293372 gene encoding geranylgeranyl pyrophosphate synthase 7, chloroplastic — MAKVAPFLVHHATPSPSLKVHTSPRKASLHARHSTTGVRCAVATPTSNTLITTPTGSQGEDVFSFDRYMACKAVTVNDALDRALPLVQPERLSESMRYSLLAGGKRVRPMLAIAACEMVGGDEAVATPVACAVEMVHTMSLIHDDLPCMDDDDLRRGCPTNHVAFGVSTALLAGDALLSLSFEHIARGCAEHGVPADRALRAVAELAKAVGTGGLAAGQVVDLASEGADVGLATLEYIHIHKTARLLEAAAVCGAIVGGACEEDIESIRRYARYVGLLFQVVDDVLDVTQTSEQLGKTAGKDLATDKTTYPKLMGVDGARAYAAELVASAEAELDRFDRARTEPLRHLAHFIAYRQN, encoded by the coding sequence ATGGCCAAGGTCGCACCCTTTCTCGTCCACCATGCCACCCCGTCGCCTAGTCTCAAGGTCCATACTTCTCCAAGAAAAGCTTCACTCCATGCTAGGCATTCCACCACCGGCGTACGGTGCGCTGTGGCGACTCCAACGAGCAACACCCTCATCACCACCCCCACCGGGTCACAAGGCGAGGATGTTTTCAGCTTCGACCGGTACATGGCGTGCAAGGCCGTGACCGTGAACGACGCGCTCGACCGCGCTCTGCCGCTCGTACAGCCCGAGCGCCTCAGCGAGTCCATGCGCTACTCGCTCCTCGCGGGCGGCAAGCGCGTGCGCCCCATGCTCGCGATCGCTGCCTGCGAGATGGTGGGCGGCGACGAGGCCGTCGCCACGCCGGTGGCCTGCGCCGTCGAGATGGTCCACACCATGTCGCTCATCCACGACGACCTCCCGTGCATGGACGATGACGACCTCCGGCGCGGCTGCCCGACGAACCACGTCGCCTTCGGCGTGAGCACCGCGCTCCTCGCGGGAGACGCGCTCCTGTCCCTCTCGTTCGAGCACATCGCCCGGGGCTGCGCGGAGCACGGCGTGCCGGCCGACCGCGCGCTCCGCGCCGTGGCGGAGCTCGCCAAAGCCGTGGGCACGGGTGGGCTCGCGGCGGGGCAGGTCGTGGACCTCGCCAGCGAAGGCGCGGACGTCGGCCTGGCCACGCTGGAGTACATTCACATACACAAGACGGCGCGGCTCCTGGAGGCCGCGGCGGTGTGCGGAGCCATCGTCGGCGGAGCTTGCGAAGAAGATATCGAGAGCATCCGGCGGTACGCGCGTTACGTCGGGCTGCTGTTCCAGGTCGTAGACGACGTGCTGGACGTGACGCAAACGTCCGAGCAACTGGGGAAGACGGCCGGGAAGGACCTGGCGACCGACAAGACGACGTACCCGAAGCTGATGGGCGTGGACGGGgcgcgcgcctacgccgccgAGCTTGTGGCGAGCGCCGAGGCAGAGCTAGACCGGTTCGATCGTGCCCGCACAGAGCCGCTGCGCCACCTCGCGCACTTCATTGCGTACAGGCAGAACTGA